In Daphnia pulicaria isolate SC F1-1A chromosome 5, SC_F0-13Bv2, whole genome shotgun sequence, a single genomic region encodes these proteins:
- the LOC124341053 gene encoding putative serine protease K12H4.7 has translation MRRITCWCLVVTVLLLVNHAEAWKHFWRGKWFKRNVELSSSNTNLPPDQWFDQKLDHFDVVNLNTWKQRYHTNDTFFKGDSPVFLMIGGEGEASPKWMVQGMWIEWAKQFNALCFQLEHRYYGKSHPTKNMSTKNLKYLSSEQALADLAYFIEAKKKELKLSNNKWIVFGGSYSGSLAAWFRLKYPHLAHGAVASSAPLFAKINFKEYLGVVTNALQTTSQSSKCTSAIEQATIALEDEIQSTSCCKTMDKLFSLCDPLDTTNKLDVANFFETLAGNFEGVVQYNKDNRDFKGANITMDVLCDMMTDPKIGSPLARYAAVNNVLLGTTGEKCLDYKYDKFLKDMRSTDWNSSASEGGRQWTYQTCTEFGYYQSSDLEDQPFGKRFPIAFSVRQCSDIFGGKFNYKLLKNAVARTNFIYGGLGLKLDRTVFPNGSVDPWSALGITSNTTGNVAIFIQGTAHCADMYPSSPKDSLELTEARNVIESHLRSWISIE, from the exons ATGCGTCGCATTACTTGCTGGTGCTTAGTTGTCACTGTTTTACTTCTAGTTAATCATGCGGAGGCATGGAAACATTTTTGGCGTGGAAAATGGTTTAAAAGAAATGTGGAACTATCCTCAAGTAACACTAATTTACCACCAGATCAATGGTTTGATCAGAAGCTCGACCActttgatgttgtcaacttaaATACTTGGAAACAG CGGTATCATACCAATGATACTTTCTTTAAAGGAGATAGCCCTGTCTTCTTGATGATTGGTGGTGAAGGTGAAGCTAGCCCAAAATGGATGGTACAAGGCATGTGGATTGAGTGGGCAAAACAGTTTAATGCTCTGTGCTTCCAGCTCGAACACAGATATTATGGAAAAAGTCATCCAACAAA GAACATGAGCACTAAGAATCTCAAATACCTCAGCAGTGAACAGGCTCTTGCAGACTTGGCTTATTTCATTGaagcaaagaagaaagaactaAAACTGTCCAACAACAAATGGATCGTGTTTGGTGGTTCCTACTCAGGCTCATTGGCAGCTTGGTTCAGGCTAAAATATCCCCATCTTGCACATGGTGCTGTTGCATCTAGTGCACCCCTTtttgcaaaaataaatttcaaag AATACCTTGGCGTTGTTACCAATGCTTTGCAAACAACATCGCAAAGTTCTAAGTGCACTAGTGCTATAGAACAGGCAACTATTGCCTTGGAAGATGAGATCCAATCAACAAGTTGCTGCAAAACAATGGACAAACTGTTTAGCCTTTGTGATCCCCTTGATACCACAAACAAACTAGACGTTGCAAATTTCTTTGAAACTTTGGCTGGCAATTTCGAAGGCGTTGTCCAGTACAACAAAGACAATCGCGATTTTAAAGGTGCAAACATCACGATGGACGTTTTGTGTGATATGATGACGGATCCCAAAATTGGCTCTCCACTTGCTCGTTATGCAGCAGTAAATAATGTGTTGTTAGGCACTACGGGGGAGAAGTGTCTCGACTACAAGTACGATAAATTTCTCAAAGACATGCGTTCTACAGACTGGAATAGTTCCGCTTCTGAGGGAG GTCGCCAATGGACATACCAAACCTGCACTGAATTTGGCTATTACCAATCGTCCGACCTTGAGGATCAGCCCTTTGGGAAAAGATTTCCCATTGCATTTTCTGTTCGCCAGTGTAGTGATATTTTTGGAGGGAAATTCAATTATAAGCTCCTAAAGAATGCAGTCGCTCGAACTAATTTCATTTATGGTGGCCTGGGACTGAAACTAGATCGAACCGTGTTTCCTAATGGATCTGTGGATCCTTGGTCCGCTTTAGGGATCACCTCTAATACAACAGGAAATGTTGCCATCTTTATTCAAG GAACGGCGCATTGTGCTGATATGTATCCATCGTCGCCGAAAGATTCACTCGAACTAACTGAAGCAAGAAATGTGATTGAAAGTCATCTCCGCTCGTGGATCTCAATCGAATGA
- the LOC124340972 gene encoding trifunctional nucleotide phosphoesterase protein YfkN-like isoform X1 produces the protein MSPTAAHLTEEKTLTILHFNDVYNVESVNTEPVGGAARFCTAFKSFSHLHPLVLFSGDVFAPSFMSTFTKGEQMVPVLNALNIQCAVYGNHDFDFGIDVLKQRVEATTFPWLMSNVIDNETRRPLADGKCSLVIDWHGTRIGLVGLVEKEWLDTLSAVDPEHVTYTDYVECGRLLARNLKDIQGCRTVIALTHMRTPNDLRLAKEVEEIDLILGGHDHVSEFIEVENRCIIKSGTDFRQFSEITMRFSGEKEKPSISVRLMDVTSQYDEDVDLKKVLDGFTGVIGEKMEEVLGEFTVPLDGLFASVRTSETNLGNFICDIMVAATDSDLALLNSGTLRSDKIHPPGPFKIRDLSQILPMLDPLIVVEISGEDLLAALENGVCMYPKLEGRFLQVGGMSFAFDPTKPPLQRVDPRFVRIGDQYLELKTKYRLVTKAYMIAGKDGFDVMKRQKILVDEEDSLPLNCAVQNHFQAIQKLCAKNKRPTHHRQSLVTLSRRHSLARTIESELHPDGMIPTAIPETGSIRLRRCSTIEAPNEALLFEDSSAVVDVEVPIHNRPRAPKLRRQSSMEEVEKASCKLEPHIEGRIVVLNEETLVHLMSEREAWQKSVARTIRESSEN, from the exons ATGTCGCCCACGGCGGCCCATCTGACTGAAGAAAAAACTCTCACCATTCTTCACTTTAACGACGTGTACAATGTGGAGTCGGTGAACACGGAGCCTGTTGGCGGAGCAGCTCGTTTCTGCACGGcatttaaatcattctctcattTGCATCCCTTGGTGTTGTTCAGTGGTGATGTATTCGCTCCGTCATTCA tgAGTACATTCACCAAAG gagAGCAGATGGTACCAGTGCTCAATGCCCTAAATATTCAATGCGCGGTCTACGGAAACCACGATTTCG ATTTCGGTATTGACGTGTTGAAGCAAAGAGTTGAAGCCACTACGTTTCCTTGGCTAATGTCCAACGTGATAGACAACGAGACACGGAGGCCACTG gCAGATGGAAAGTGCAGTTTAGTTATTGATTGGCACGGAACCCGCATTGGACTG GTGGGGTTGGTGGAGAAAGAATGGCTGGACACACTTTCAGCGGTTGATCCGGAACACGTAACCTACACCGATTACGTAGAATGTGGCCGTTTAT TGGCGCGCAACCTAAAGGATATCCAAGGTTGCAGAACTGTGATTGCCTTAACTCACATGCGAACACCTAACGATCTCAGATTAGCTAAGGAAGTAGAGGAGATCGATTTAATCCTTGGAGGCCATGATCATGTTTCAGAATTTATAGAG GTGGAAAATAGGTGCATCATCAAAAGTGGAACGGATTTTCGTCAATTTTCTGAAATTACGATGCGCTTTTCtggcgagaaagaaaaaccctcAATCAGTGTTAGGTTAATGGACGTTACCTCTCAATACGACGAAGATGTGGACCTTAAAAAGGTTTTAGATGGTTTTACAG GCGTGATTGGAGAAAAAATGGAGGAAGTCTTGGGTGAATTCACGGTTCCTCTAGATGGCCTTTTTGCTTCTGTTCGCACTTCTGAAACCAATTTAGGAAATTTTATCTGTGATATTATG GTGGCTGCAACTGATTCGGATTTGGCTCTACTCAACTCTGGGACTCTGCGATCCGACAAGATACATCCGCCTGGTCCGTTCAAAATTCGTGATTTGAGCCAGATTCTTCCTATGCTTGATCCTCTAATCGTCGTCGAAATTTCCGGCGAGGATTTACTCGCCGCATTGGAGAACGGTGTTTGCATGTACCCAAAGTTGGAGGGTCGTTTCTTACAGGTCGGCGGAATGAGTTTCGCCTTCGATCCAACAAAACCACCGCTCCAGCGTGTAGACCCGCGATTCGTTCGTATCGGTGATCAGTATTTGGAGCTCAAAACTAAATATCGTTTAGTTACAAAGGCGTACATGATTGCTGGCAAAGACGGATTCGATGTTATGAAAAGGCAAAAAATCCTG GTTGATGAAGAAGACAGTTTGCCACTAAACTGTGCAGTGCAAAATCATTTCCAGGCTATCCAGAAGCTTTGCGCTAAGAACAAACGTCCAACTCATCATAGGCAAAGTCTCGTTACGCTTTCTCGAAG ACATAGTTTGGCCCGTACGATCGAGAGCGAATTGCATCCAGACGGAATGATCCCAACCGCTATTCCAGAAACTGGATCAATCCGTCTCCGACGATGCAGTACAATCGAAGCTCCAAACGAAGCACTACTTTTTGAAGATAGCTCAGCTGTAGTTGACGTTGAAGTACCGATACACAACAGGCCAAGAGCACCAAAGCTGCGGAGACAATCCAGTATGGAAGAAGTGGAGAAAGCTTCTTGCAAATTGGAACCACACATCGAAGGCAGGATTGTTGTCCTTAATGAGGAAACATTGGTGCATCTGATGAGCGAACGTGAAGCGTGGCAGAAAAGTGTGGCGCGTACCATCAGGGAATCCAGCGAAAATTGA